A genomic segment from Neodiprion lecontei isolate iyNeoLeco1 chromosome 1, iyNeoLeco1.1, whole genome shotgun sequence encodes:
- the LOC107221739 gene encoding bestrophin-4 isoform X1, translating to MTVSYQYEVASSTSGGFTRLLLMWRGSLYKLIYRELLLFLVLFAILSTLYRNVFTATQKRDFEQIVVYCDTFISLIPLSFVLGFYVSYVAGRWWEQYMAIPWPDKVMHSVALYVTGNDEYGRVLRRSLMRYLNLSLILVLRSISSAVKRRFPTLDHVVDSGFMTALELELFQSVPSVEFNTYWIPCTWFINLLKEARHSQRLTDSQGLKIIMEEFNEFRSKCGLLWSYDWVSIPLVYTQVVTLATYSFFAIALVGRQYIEGAKKPFQMQVDIYLPLFTILQFFFFMGLLKVAEQLINPFGDDDEDFELNWLIDRHTKVSYLGVDTLMMRCPPLVKDIYFDTEDLTLPYTEASVPYKKKTYRGSVANMTVPEEKQTMFLPDISEELEETGATLPTPRASSVSLATHATDSPLNNRRQISESPPATPRLPRNLSETIIQFGEASIESEREHRTIADAVKKLASKSLYNVTPQAAKKSFFGTGKVTANLQPWPSATNIARYNAQNAGDMQLSAMPVPATETIDVNYTPQRKSSLKVKQCPHYNGGEQSVPVEQVRNAVQCGVQGIVNTAFSQERLSPSSYKKREENSTNCSWDSAHDENRLETCQKHSCVRRKNFCQHNTRSRPLLRTHNSPKYLVRRHKSMGSGKKKGVRWKSVVDDTGEPTNRRKTIGSVPTAQIIIAQTAASTPNLCALNENYNSCQRRNRDSDTSSADCSLECPSGDDNQAHKTQCKTSSDKIFHISEN from the exons ATGACGGTCTCGTATCAATATGAAGTTGCAAGCTCAACTAGCGGGGGTTTCACCAGGCTGCTGCTTATGTGGCGTGGATCACTGTACAAACTGATCTACAGGGAACTTCTACTCTTCCTGGTACTCTTCGCCATTCTTTCAACCCTTTACCGCAACGTATTTACCGCCACCCAAAAAAG AGATTTTGAACAGATCGTGGTATACTGTGACACTTTCATCAGCTTGATTCCTCTGAGTTTTGTGCTCGGATTTTACGTATCATACGTGGCTGGTCGGTGGTGGGAACAATACATGGCCATACCTTGGCCTGATAA AGTGATGCATTCCGTGGCGCTTTATGTGACTGGTAATGACGAGTATGGACGTGTACTGAGGAGGTCCTTAATGCGGTACCTAAATCTCTCCTTGATTCTGGTCCTCCGTTCAATCAGCTCAGCTGTTAAAAGGCGTTTTCCAACCCTCGACCACGTCGTCGATTCag GTTTTATGACTGCTTTGGAACTAGAGCTGTTCCAATCCGTACCCAGCGTGGAGTTCAACACTTACTGGATACCATGCACGTGGTTTATCAATTTACTAAAGGAAGCACGTCATAGCCAACGGTTGACGGATTCGCAGGGGCTGAAGATAATAATGGAG GAATTTAACGAATTTCGGTCCAAATGCGGTCTTCTATGGAGCTACGACTGGGTGTCGATTCCATTGGTGTACACCCAAGTCGTTACTTTGGCGACGTACAGCTTCTTCGCAATTGCTCTCGTTGGTCGTCAGTACATAGAAGGAGCTAAAAAGCCGTTCCAAATGCAAGTCGACATCTACCTGCCACTTTTCACGATTTTGcagttcttcttcttcatggGATTGCTCAAG GTTGCCGAGCAACTGATCAATCCATTCGGAGATGATGATGAGGACTTTGAGTTGAACTGGCTGATCGACAGGCATACAAAG GTATCCTATTTGGGTGTTGATACTTTGATGATGAGATGTCCACCGCTAGTTAAAGATATTTACTTCGACACCGAGGACTTGACGCTTCCGTACACTGAAGCATCGGTTCCTTATAAGAAGAAAACGTACCGTGGAAGTGTTGCCAATATGAC GGTAccggaagaaaaacaaaccaTGTTTTTACCCGACATTTCCGAAGAACTTGAAGAGACCGGAGCGACGTTACCAACGCCGCGTGCGTCATCAGTGAGCCTAGCTACTCATGCGACTGATAGTCCACTCAATAACAGGCG CCAGATCAGCGAGTCCCCTCCAGCTACTCCGCGATTACCTCGAAACCTTTCTGAAACCATTATCCAGTTTGGTGAGGCTTCGATCGAATCGGAAAGAGAACACCGAACGATAGCAGATGCTGTGAAAAAGCTCGCGTCAAAGTCCCTCTACAACGTTACGCCTCAGGCGgcgaaaaaatcgttttttggCACTGGAAAGGTCACCGCGAATCTCCAACCGTGGCCAAGCGCCACGAACATTGCGCGGTACAACGCACAAAATGCCGGAGACATGCAGCTTTCCGCAATGCCCGTGCCTGCGACAGAGACCATAGACGTTAATTATACTCCACAGAGAAAAAGTTCTCTCAAGGTGAAGCAGTGCCCCCATTATAACGGGGGCGAGCAATCTGTGCCCGTTGAACAAGTTCGGAACGCCGTGCAATGCGGTGTGCAGGGCATTGTTAACACGGCGTTTTCCCAAGAGCGATTGTCGCCTAGTAGCTACAAGAAGAGGGAGGAAAATAGTACCAACTGCAGTTGGGATAGTGCTCATGATGAGAACCGTTTGGAAACGTGTCAAAAACATTCGTGCGTACGTCGCAAAAACTTTTGCCAACACAACACGCGCTCGCGGCCTCTTTTGCGAACGCATAACTCTCCCAAGTATCTTGTTCGACGGCACAAGTCGATGGGGAGCGGTAAGAAAAAGGGTGTTCGGTGGAAATCTGTCGTTGACGATACAGGCGAGCCGACCAATCGGAGGAAAACCATCGGCAGCGTTCCAACTGCTCAGATAATCATTGCCCAGACAGCTGCAAGCACGCCGAATCTCTGTGCtttaaacgaaaattataactCCTGCCAGCGGAGAAACAGGGATTCGGACACCTCGAGTGCTGACTGCTCCTTGGAGTGTCCTTCAGGCGATGATAATCAGGCCCACAAAACTCAGTGCAAAACGTCGTcggacaaaatttttcatatatcCGAAAACTAG
- the LOC107221739 gene encoding bestrophin-2 isoform X3 produces MTVSYQYEVASSTSGGFTRLLLMWRGSLYKLIYRELLLFLVLFAILSTLYRNVFTATQKRDFEQIVVYCDTFISLIPLSFVLGFYVSYVAGRWWEQYMAIPWPDKVMHSVALYVTGNDEYGRVLRRSLMRYLNLSLILVLRSISSAVKRRFPTLDHVVDSGFMTALELELFQSVPSVEFNTYWIPCTWFINLLKEARHSQRLTDSQGLKIIMEEFNEFRSKCGLLWSYDWVSIPLVYTQVVTLATYSFFAIALVGRQYIEGAKKPFQMQVDIYLPLFTILQFFFFMGLLKVAEQLINPFGDDDEDFELNWLIDRHTKVSYLGVDTLMMRCPPLVKDIYFDTEDLTLPYTEASVPYKKKTYRGSVANMTVPEEKQTMFLPDISEELEETGATLPTPRASSVSLATHATDSPLNNRRSASPLQLLRDYLETFLKPLSSLVRLRSNRKENTER; encoded by the exons ATGACGGTCTCGTATCAATATGAAGTTGCAAGCTCAACTAGCGGGGGTTTCACCAGGCTGCTGCTTATGTGGCGTGGATCACTGTACAAACTGATCTACAGGGAACTTCTACTCTTCCTGGTACTCTTCGCCATTCTTTCAACCCTTTACCGCAACGTATTTACCGCCACCCAAAAAAG AGATTTTGAACAGATCGTGGTATACTGTGACACTTTCATCAGCTTGATTCCTCTGAGTTTTGTGCTCGGATTTTACGTATCATACGTGGCTGGTCGGTGGTGGGAACAATACATGGCCATACCTTGGCCTGATAA AGTGATGCATTCCGTGGCGCTTTATGTGACTGGTAATGACGAGTATGGACGTGTACTGAGGAGGTCCTTAATGCGGTACCTAAATCTCTCCTTGATTCTGGTCCTCCGTTCAATCAGCTCAGCTGTTAAAAGGCGTTTTCCAACCCTCGACCACGTCGTCGATTCag GTTTTATGACTGCTTTGGAACTAGAGCTGTTCCAATCCGTACCCAGCGTGGAGTTCAACACTTACTGGATACCATGCACGTGGTTTATCAATTTACTAAAGGAAGCACGTCATAGCCAACGGTTGACGGATTCGCAGGGGCTGAAGATAATAATGGAG GAATTTAACGAATTTCGGTCCAAATGCGGTCTTCTATGGAGCTACGACTGGGTGTCGATTCCATTGGTGTACACCCAAGTCGTTACTTTGGCGACGTACAGCTTCTTCGCAATTGCTCTCGTTGGTCGTCAGTACATAGAAGGAGCTAAAAAGCCGTTCCAAATGCAAGTCGACATCTACCTGCCACTTTTCACGATTTTGcagttcttcttcttcatggGATTGCTCAAG GTTGCCGAGCAACTGATCAATCCATTCGGAGATGATGATGAGGACTTTGAGTTGAACTGGCTGATCGACAGGCATACAAAG GTATCCTATTTGGGTGTTGATACTTTGATGATGAGATGTCCACCGCTAGTTAAAGATATTTACTTCGACACCGAGGACTTGACGCTTCCGTACACTGAAGCATCGGTTCCTTATAAGAAGAAAACGTACCGTGGAAGTGTTGCCAATATGAC GGTAccggaagaaaaacaaaccaTGTTTTTACCCGACATTTCCGAAGAACTTGAAGAGACCGGAGCGACGTTACCAACGCCGCGTGCGTCATCAGTGAGCCTAGCTACTCATGCGACTGATAGTCCACTCAATAACAGGCG ATCAGCGAGTCCCCTCCAGCTACTCCGCGATTACCTCGAAACCTTTCTGAAACCATTATCCAGTTTGGTGAGGCTTCGATCGAATCGGAAAGAGAACACCGAACGATAG
- the LOC107221739 gene encoding bestrophin-4 isoform X2 — translation MAIPWPDKVMHSVALYVTGNDEYGRVLRRSLMRYLNLSLILVLRSISSAVKRRFPTLDHVVDSGFMTALELELFQSVPSVEFNTYWIPCTWFINLLKEARHSQRLTDSQGLKIIMEEFNEFRSKCGLLWSYDWVSIPLVYTQVVTLATYSFFAIALVGRQYIEGAKKPFQMQVDIYLPLFTILQFFFFMGLLKVAEQLINPFGDDDEDFELNWLIDRHTKVSYLGVDTLMMRCPPLVKDIYFDTEDLTLPYTEASVPYKKKTYRGSVANMTVPEEKQTMFLPDISEELEETGATLPTPRASSVSLATHATDSPLNNRRQISESPPATPRLPRNLSETIIQFGEASIESEREHRTIADAVKKLASKSLYNVTPQAAKKSFFGTGKVTANLQPWPSATNIARYNAQNAGDMQLSAMPVPATETIDVNYTPQRKSSLKVKQCPHYNGGEQSVPVEQVRNAVQCGVQGIVNTAFSQERLSPSSYKKREENSTNCSWDSAHDENRLETCQKHSCVRRKNFCQHNTRSRPLLRTHNSPKYLVRRHKSMGSGKKKGVRWKSVVDDTGEPTNRRKTIGSVPTAQIIIAQTAASTPNLCALNENYNSCQRRNRDSDTSSADCSLECPSGDDNQAHKTQCKTSSDKIFHISEN, via the exons ATGGCCATACCTTGGCCTGATAA AGTGATGCATTCCGTGGCGCTTTATGTGACTGGTAATGACGAGTATGGACGTGTACTGAGGAGGTCCTTAATGCGGTACCTAAATCTCTCCTTGATTCTGGTCCTCCGTTCAATCAGCTCAGCTGTTAAAAGGCGTTTTCCAACCCTCGACCACGTCGTCGATTCag GTTTTATGACTGCTTTGGAACTAGAGCTGTTCCAATCCGTACCCAGCGTGGAGTTCAACACTTACTGGATACCATGCACGTGGTTTATCAATTTACTAAAGGAAGCACGTCATAGCCAACGGTTGACGGATTCGCAGGGGCTGAAGATAATAATGGAG GAATTTAACGAATTTCGGTCCAAATGCGGTCTTCTATGGAGCTACGACTGGGTGTCGATTCCATTGGTGTACACCCAAGTCGTTACTTTGGCGACGTACAGCTTCTTCGCAATTGCTCTCGTTGGTCGTCAGTACATAGAAGGAGCTAAAAAGCCGTTCCAAATGCAAGTCGACATCTACCTGCCACTTTTCACGATTTTGcagttcttcttcttcatggGATTGCTCAAG GTTGCCGAGCAACTGATCAATCCATTCGGAGATGATGATGAGGACTTTGAGTTGAACTGGCTGATCGACAGGCATACAAAG GTATCCTATTTGGGTGTTGATACTTTGATGATGAGATGTCCACCGCTAGTTAAAGATATTTACTTCGACACCGAGGACTTGACGCTTCCGTACACTGAAGCATCGGTTCCTTATAAGAAGAAAACGTACCGTGGAAGTGTTGCCAATATGAC GGTAccggaagaaaaacaaaccaTGTTTTTACCCGACATTTCCGAAGAACTTGAAGAGACCGGAGCGACGTTACCAACGCCGCGTGCGTCATCAGTGAGCCTAGCTACTCATGCGACTGATAGTCCACTCAATAACAGGCG CCAGATCAGCGAGTCCCCTCCAGCTACTCCGCGATTACCTCGAAACCTTTCTGAAACCATTATCCAGTTTGGTGAGGCTTCGATCGAATCGGAAAGAGAACACCGAACGATAGCAGATGCTGTGAAAAAGCTCGCGTCAAAGTCCCTCTACAACGTTACGCCTCAGGCGgcgaaaaaatcgttttttggCACTGGAAAGGTCACCGCGAATCTCCAACCGTGGCCAAGCGCCACGAACATTGCGCGGTACAACGCACAAAATGCCGGAGACATGCAGCTTTCCGCAATGCCCGTGCCTGCGACAGAGACCATAGACGTTAATTATACTCCACAGAGAAAAAGTTCTCTCAAGGTGAAGCAGTGCCCCCATTATAACGGGGGCGAGCAATCTGTGCCCGTTGAACAAGTTCGGAACGCCGTGCAATGCGGTGTGCAGGGCATTGTTAACACGGCGTTTTCCCAAGAGCGATTGTCGCCTAGTAGCTACAAGAAGAGGGAGGAAAATAGTACCAACTGCAGTTGGGATAGTGCTCATGATGAGAACCGTTTGGAAACGTGTCAAAAACATTCGTGCGTACGTCGCAAAAACTTTTGCCAACACAACACGCGCTCGCGGCCTCTTTTGCGAACGCATAACTCTCCCAAGTATCTTGTTCGACGGCACAAGTCGATGGGGAGCGGTAAGAAAAAGGGTGTTCGGTGGAAATCTGTCGTTGACGATACAGGCGAGCCGACCAATCGGAGGAAAACCATCGGCAGCGTTCCAACTGCTCAGATAATCATTGCCCAGACAGCTGCAAGCACGCCGAATCTCTGTGCtttaaacgaaaattataactCCTGCCAGCGGAGAAACAGGGATTCGGACACCTCGAGTGCTGACTGCTCCTTGGAGTGTCCTTCAGGCGATGATAATCAGGCCCACAAAACTCAGTGCAAAACGTCGTcggacaaaatttttcatatatcCGAAAACTAG